The Zonotrichia leucophrys gambelii isolate GWCS_2022_RI unplaced genomic scaffold, RI_Zleu_2.0 Scaffold_2400_6120, whole genome shotgun sequence sequence aagatctgcacataggagaaatgaatgaaaaaaaaacttccagaaaataaacaaatactaATAGCAAGaagcccaagttccctgaggtaggatttggagcaggagagcttgaggatctgtgggatttcacagaagaactggcccagggtATTCCCGTGgcacagaggcagggaaaatgtattggctgtgtgcagcagagcatagagaaaggcactggcccaggcagctgctgccatgtgggcacaagctctgctgcccaggagggtcccgtagtgcaggggtttgcagatggacacgtagcggtcgtagctCATGACGGTCAGGAGGGAAACCTCTAATgacatgaaaaacacaaaaaaaaagagctgtgcagcacatcctgagaaGGAGAtggtcctggtgtcccagagggaattgtgcatggctttggggacagtggtgcagatggagcccaggtcgctgagggccaggttgagcaggaagaagaacatgggcgtgtgcaggtggtggccgcaggctacggcgctgatgatgaggccgttgcccaggagggcagccagggagatgcccagcaagaggcagaagtgcaggagctgcagctgccgcgtgtctgccaatgccagcagcaggaagtgcctgatggagctgctgttggacatttcttCACTCTGGCCATGGTTGACTCGAAAGAAGACATTGACAAGGTCTTTGAGTCAATTCTATGAGTTTATTTTAGGAATTATCTCAAAACTACGTCTCCATCGGTGGGAGAACTTGActcaacatttttattcttgAGCCTGAGTTTTTGCTCCTGAGTTACTGCCTCCTCTTCAGCATTGCTCTCAGCCTGAACTCCGGGGAAGCCCAGAGGGGAAACAGGgctccctgtgtcccagggcagTCAGATCTGCTGGTCCCCACACAGGTGTCCTTTGCCCATTACACTTCCCTCTAAATCAGTGTGATTCAACATAAAACAagcttgaaaaataaagtgGAGATTTTAAAGACACCAGTGTTAAAGTCAATTTTCCTaagctcttctttctttcctggcGCACCTGAACAGAAAACAATGCAAAGTGTTggtctggctctctgctgcctggagttgtgcctgctgggagctgtttctctctATTCAAGCCTTGTCcttgccagtgctgccagtggccagcccagctctgggggctcagctctgccctgcagacccctcccagcacagggcactgcccaggagcATCTCCCTGGCAACAGAGCCTTAAGGGCAggccagacaaacagagatgctgcaagccaaggtgctgctgctgctggctgtagggagaggaggctgaggaggcacttTCTAAGGGAGATCTGAGGCCCATCTGCTGATGCCCCgggtgacagtgcaggagtgtcagtgacacagccaaagctgacagcccctttcccttcccttcaggagaaagctgagagcagccctggccatgcagcaccatctccagagcaggaggaatctgccctgatggg is a genomic window containing:
- the LOC135442199 gene encoding olfactory receptor 1G1-like, which encodes MHNSLWDTRTISFSGCAAQLFFFVFFMSLEVSLLTVMSYDRYVSICKPLHYGTLLGSRIFRAVLRIPSEQGRHKAFSTCLPHLAVVSLFFSTAAFSYLKPSYISSPSLDLALSVL